The Huiozyma naganishii CBS 8797 chromosome 6, complete genome genome includes a window with the following:
- the ZWF1 gene encoding glucose-6-phosphate dehydrogenase (similar to Saccharomyces cerevisiae ZWF1 (YNL241C); ancestral locus Anc_2.3), producing the protein MSSAASPTKFDKDTVITVFGASGDLAKKKTFPALFGLFREGYLDPSTKIFGYARSELTKEDLKARIVPHLKNATSEKVEAFFEMVEYVHGAYDKDEGYLKLKKAIEAVEARSWIDEPHRLFYFALPPSVFLSVAQKIKELVYSKTGKTRVIVEKPFGHDLASARALQASLAPLFKEEEIFRIDHYLGKELVKNLLVLRFGNTFLNSTWNKESVQSIQISFKEPFGTEGRGGYFDNIGIIRDVMQNHLLQVLTLLTMERPASFDPESVRDEKVKVLKCMAPIDLDDILIGQYGKSEDGTKPAYLDDETVKPGSKCITFASMAFKIQNERWEGVPVVMRAGKALNEGKVEIRMQFKSVASGVFADIPNNELIIRIQPNEAVYVKFNAKVPGLSKETQVTDLDLTYSKRYQNFWIPEAYEVLIRDALMGDHSNFVRDDELDVSWSLFTPLLEYLEGPNAPQPEIYPYGSRGPKGLMNYLANHKYYIDLEKRKYSWPVTKPNDTPK; encoded by the coding sequence ATGTCCTCCGCTGCTTCCCCTACAAAATTCGATAAGGACACGGTCATCACCGTGTTCGGTGCCTCCGGTGATCttgccaagaagaagacttTCCCAGCGTTGTTCGGTCTGTTCAGAGAGGGGTACTTGGACCCAAGCACCAAGATCTTCGGGTACGCCAGGTCTGAACTGACAAAGGAAGATTTGAAGGCCAGGATCGTGCCACACTTGAAGAATGCGACTTCTGAGAAAGTAGAGGCGTTCTTCGAAATGGTGGAGTACGTGCACGGTGCTTACGATAAGGATGAGGGGtacttgaagttgaagaaggccATTGAGGCCGTCGAGGCAAGAAGCTGGATCGATGAGCCTCACAGACTGTTCTATTTTGCGCTGCCACCCTCTGTGTTCTTGAGTGTCGCTCAGAAGATTAAGGAACTCGTTTACTCAAAGACGGGGAAGACGAGGGTCATTGTTGAGAAGCCATTCGGGCACGACTTGGCCAGTGCTAGAGCTTTGCAGGCCAGTCTGGCCCCATTGTtcaaggaggaggagatctTCAGAATCGACCACTACTTGGGCAAAGAGCTTGTCAAGAACTTGCTCGTTTTGAGGTTCGGTAACACGTTCTTGAACTCTACTTGGAACAAAGAGTCCGTTCAGAGTATCCAGATCTCGTTCAAGGAACCATTCGGGACTGAGGGCCGTGGTGGGTACTTCGACAACATCGGGATCATCAGAGACGTCATGCAAAACCATCTGTTGCAAGTATTGACTTTGTTGACCATGGAGAGACCTGCCTCTTTTGACCCAGAATCCGTCAGAGACGAAAAAGTTAAGGTTTTGAAATGTATGGCTCCAATTGACCTCGACGATATCTTGATCGGCCAGTACGGGAAATCAGAGGACGGTACTAAACCTGCTTACTTGGATGACGAAACCGTTAAACCAGGAAGCAAGTGTATCACTTTCGCGTCCATGGCTTTCAAGATCCAGAACGAACGTTGGGAAGGTGTCCCAGTCGTCATGAGAGCGGGTAAAGCTTTGAACGAGGGGAAAGTCGAAATCAGAATGCAATTCAAGAGCGTCGCCTCAGGTGTCTTCGCAGACATCCCAAACAACGAACTGATCATCAGAATCCAACCAAACGAGGCCGTATACGTCAAGTTCAACGCAAAGGTCCCTGGGTTGTCCAAGGAAACCCAAGTCACAGACTTGGACTTGACTTACTCAAAGAGGTACCAGAACTTCTGGATCCCAGAAGCCTACGAGGTCTTGATAAGAGACGCTCTAATGGGAGACCACTCCAATTTCGTCAGAGACGACGAATTGGACGTCTCTTGGTCCTTGTTCACTCCACTCTTGGAGTACTTGGAAGGTCCAAACGCTCCACAGCCAGAGATCTACCCTTACGGCTCCAGAGGTCCAAAGGGCCTAATGAACTACTTGGCAAACCACAAGTACTATATCGACTtggaaaagagaaagtaCTCTTGGCCAGTTACCAAGCCAAACGACACTCCAAAGTAA
- the NAR1 gene encoding iron-sulfur cluster assembly protein NAR1 (similar to Saccharomyces cerevisiae NAR1 (YNL240C); ancestral locus Anc_2.4): MSTLLSEEDLNDFISPELACTKTTEVTHEPSGVDPNGEYVVEKESEAVSKVSITLSDCLACSGCITSSEEIMLQRQSHDVFLKRDTSRPLAVSIAPQCRVSLATHYGMTVQEFDLCLINVFQQRFGAQYVVGIEYGRIISLHRTIEAVRQWKAQQEGAAPCLSAIDPGFTIYTEKTKNELVPLLVNVKSPQQTTGHLLKAATGPELYHLTIQAVFDKKLEASRTECEAEVDCVITPRELLSLFAETDTDFVQFRTQETSLYTAACPPTLSAEISWSSNEGNSSGGYAYQYIRAQQQLYPGSCILELPGRNKYIREFRLVTDPHAGGATLASATELSGFRNIQNMVRHLSQRAHPHPQRRVQSLRKRRVNAITTSPSSSSSSFARPYETDFIEVNASPGGAINGGGLVNDAQSRRQREELTAQFERRYHAELSSVDPLDSRLAVPATPPLHYEFLQLDPQQQQQQRDLVTVGNTW, translated from the coding sequence ATGTCGACGCTTCTGTCTGAGGAGGACTTGAACGATTTTATCAGCCCTGAGCTTGCATGCACTAAGACGACAGAGGTGACGCACGAGCCCTCTGGGGTGGACCCTAATGGGGAGTACGTCGTTGAGAAGGAGAGCGAGGCCGTTTCTAAAGTGAGTATCACTCTGTCCGATTGTTTGGCGTGTTCTGGGTGCATCACATCGAGCGAGGAGATCATGTTGCAGAGGCAGAGTCACGACGTGTTCCTGAAGAGGGACACCTCGCGCCCACTCGCGGTGAGCATTGCACCGCAGTGCAGGGTCTCACTGGCGACGCACTACGGGATGACAGTTCAGGAGTTTGACCTGTGCCTCATCAATGTATTCCAGCAGCGGTTCGGTGCTCAGTACGTGGTCGGGATCGAGTACGGCCGGATAATCTCTTTACACCGGACCATCGAAGCGGTACGGCAATGGAAGGCACAACAGGAGGGGGCAGCCCCCTGCCTATCCGCTATTGACCCTGGTTTCACGATATACACTGAGAAGACAAAGAACGAGCTTGTACCTCTGCTTGTGAACGTGAAATCGCCGCAGCAAACGACGGGACATCTCTTGAAAGCCGCCACGGGGCCTGAACTGTACCATTTAACGATCCAGGCTGTGTTTGACAAAAAACTGGAAGCATCACGCACGGAATGTGAGGCCGAGGTAGACTGTGTGATCACACCACGCGAACTTCTAAGTCTGTTTGCTGAGACGGACACAGACTTCGTGCAATTCCGCACGCAAGAGACGTCACTGTACACTGCTGCATGCCCGCCCACACTCTCTGCGGAGATCAGTTGGAGTTCCAACGAGGGGAACAGTTCCGGAGGGTACGCGTACCAGTACATACGAGCGCAACAGCAGCTATACCCGGGCTCATGTATTTTGGAACTCCCGGGCCGTAACAAGTACATCCGCGAATTCCGATTGGTCACAGACCCACACGCTGGTGGGGCCACGCTGGCCTCTGCTACTGAGCTTTCAGGTTTCCGTAACATCCAGAACATGGTGCGGCATCTTTCGCAGCGTGCCCACCCGCATCCGCAGAGAAGAGTTCAATCGCTACGTAAGCGGCGTGTGAATGCAATCACCACCTCGCctagcagcagcagcagcagctttGCCAGGCCCTACGAGACAGACTTCATCGAGGTGAACGCCTCTCCAGGCGGTGCTATCAACGGTGGTGGACTAGTGAACGATGCGCAAAGCCGCCGGCAACGTGAGGAACTCACTGCGCAGTTTGAGCGGCGCTACCATGCGGAGCTTTCCAGCGTGGACCCATTGGACTCGCGGCTCGCTGTACCCGCTACCCCTCCGCTGCACTACGAGTTCTTGCAACTGGacccgcagcagcagcagcagcaacgaGACCTTGTTACCGTTGGGAATACGTGGTGA
- the LAP3 gene encoding bleomycin hydrolase (similar to Saccharomyces cerevisiae LAP3 (YNL239W); ancestral locus Anc_2.5), which produces MSSLNVAALSKWNSALGNDPTHNLASTVLKNYNADDALLDKTRLTQQDNRVFNTKISADTAPVTNQRASGRCWLFAATNELRIPVMKQLNLKEFELSQAYLFFYDKLEKANYFLDQVVQSRDEPVESRLVQYLLTSPTEDGGQYSMFLNIVKKYGLIPKDLYGDQAFSTTASRKWNALLTTKLREFAQQLRQCDVADLPQMREQMQKDIFKLITLFMDLPPVGPNNTFKWEYQDKDKNTHSIECTPLQFATDYCQLSLQPPPVSLINDPRHPYGELIKIDKLGNVIGGDDVLYLNVDNETLSKLVAKRLSKDKPVFFGSHTPKYMDKKFGVMDVQLWNYKAVGYNLTQSKADRIKYGESLMTHAMLITGCHVPEGEQVPVRYRVENSWGKDSGKDGLYVMTQEYFEEYCFQIVVDFEDLPQELADIYKSDKAANPIVLPIWDPMGALAE; this is translated from the coding sequence ATGTCGTCTCTCAATGTAGCTGCTCTATCGAAATGGAATTCAGCGTTGGGCAACGACCCAACGCACAACCTCGCGAGTACCGTCCTCAAGAACTACAACGCGGACGATGCACTGCTCGACAAAACCCGTCTTACGCAGCAGGACAACCGCGTGTTCAACACAAAGATCTCTGCGGATACGGCGCCCGTGACAAACCAGCGTGCCTCCGGGCGGTGCTGGCTGTTTGCCGCAACGAACGAGCTGCGAATCCCCGTCATGAAGCAactgaacttgaaggagttcgAACTGTCACAGGCGTACCTGTTCTTTTACGACAAGCTCGAGAAGGCCAATTACTTTTTGGACCAGGTCGTCCAATCTAGGGATGAACCCGTCGAGTCCAGGCTCGTGCAGTACCTGTTGACCTCCCCCACGGAGGACGGTGGACAGTATTCGATGTTCCTCAACATTGTGAAGAAGTACGGCCTGATTCCAAAGGACTTGTACGGTGACCAAGCGTTCTCAACAACTGCATCTAGAAAGTGGAACGCACTGTTGACAACCAAGTTGAGAGAGTTTGCGCAGCAATTGAGACAGTGCGATGTTGCGGATCTGCCCCAGATGAGAGAGCAGATGCAAAaggatatcttcaagttgatcACTTTGTTCATGGATTTACCCCCAGTCGGGCCTaacaacactttcaaatGGGAGTACCAGGACAAGGACAAAAACACACACTCCATCGAATGCACCCCTCTGCAATTTGCCACAGATTACTGTCAGTTGAGCCTACAACCACCACCTGTCTCGCTAATCAACGACCCAAGACACCCCTACGGTGAACTGATCAAGATTGACAAGTTAGGTAACGTTATCGGCGGCGACGACGTCCTGTACTTGAACGTCGACAACGAAACGCTTTCGAAGCTTGTTGCCAAGCGTCTGTCCAAGGATAAACCCGTGTTCTTTGGCTCACACACCCCAAAGTACATGGATAAGAAGTTCGGGGTCATGGATGTTCAATTGTGGAACTACAAGGCAGTCGGATACAATTTGACCCAATCGAAGGCGGACCGGATCAAGTACGGTGAGTCGTTGATGACTCACGCAATGCTGATCACGGGGTGTCACGTCCCGGAGGGCGAACAGGTCCCAGTGCGGTACCGCGTCGAAAACTCATGGGGGAAGGACTCCGGTAAGGACGGCTTGTACGTCATGACGCAAGAGTACTTCGAGGAATACTGTTTCCAAATCGTGGTTGATTTCGAAGATCTTCCTCAAGAACTCGCGGATATCTACAAGAGCGACAAAGCCGCTAACCCTATAGTCCTACCTATCTGGGACCCAATGGGTGCTCTAGCCGAGTAG